AGAGCAGAAATTATTTTTCGATTTGGCTTTGTTATGGTGATCAACTCCCTTTGGGGTAGAATTATAAGGTTGGAAGCGGGTTCATACAACCATCAGTAAATGGAAGTCCGCGTCGTGACTGCGTTCGTTGCACCAAAAATGGTTCTATGGTCCGTGTGGTCCTAAACTTGAAATTTTTTGAAAAAAGGTTTGACAGCAGGAGAGGGACTTATTACAATAGCAACATAACATACTAAACAGGTAGGAATTATAATGTATTGTTCTCACCGTATCGACGGAGGAACGCTCGAAGACTAAGAGCAGGCACGGTTGCAAACCGGCTTGACTCTGTTCTGATGAGCTTTCCTCCGTCTTTTTTTGCCATACGGCCTGTTTAGTAGAGAATAATAGGGGGAGTGATCCATATGAAAAAGGTGTTGAAGCAAGGGGTTCTCATCGGATTAACAGTGATGCTGACGGCGGCACTTACAGCTTGCGGTGCAGAGAAAACAGAGACAGTCGCAACCGCCAATGGAGACGCGCCTGCTTCGGGTTCAAGCAAGCCGAGCGTGGAACTGCTCAATGTTTCTTACGATCCGACCCGAGAGTTATATGACCAATACAATAAAGCATTCGCGGCGCATTGGGAGAAGGAACAAGGCCAGAAAGTAACATTTAAGCAATCGCACGGGGGTTCAGGCAAGCAAAGCCGTTCGGTTATCGACGGTTTGGAGGCGGATGTGGTGACACTGGCCCTCGGATACGATATCGATGCGATCCGTCAGGCCGGATTGATCAATGAAGGCTGGGAGAGCAAGTTTGAGCATAACAGTGCGCCTTATACCTCAACCATCGTTTTCCTCGTCCGCAAAGGCAACCCGAAAGGCATCAAGGATTGGCCGGACCTGATCAAGGAGGGCGTGGAGGTGATCACGCCGAACCCACAGACCTCCGGCGGTGCTCGGTGGAACTACCTGGCGGCGTGGGGGTACGCACTCAAGGTTAACAATAACGATGAAGCGAAGGCACAGGAATTTGTGAAAGAGCTGTTCACCCACGTACCGGTGCTGGACAGCGGAGCCCGCGGTGCGACAACCACTTTTGTAGAGCGCGGAATCGGGGACGTGCTGTTGGCTTGGGAGAATGAAGCTTATCTCTCGATTAACGAGCTGGGACCCGACAAATTCGAGATCGTGAATCCGTCCGTCAGTATTTTGGCGGAGCCTCCGGTTGCCGTCGTGGATAAGAACGTTGACAAACGTGGGACCCGCGAGGTAGCGGAAGCCTACCTGCAATATCTCTACAGTGAAGAGGGGCAGACGATTGCGGCTGAGAACTACTACCGTCCAACGCTTGCCAGCGTGGCTGACAAGTACAAGGAGAAATTCCCGGCTATCGAGTTGTTTACGCTCAAGGATGTGTTTGGAACATGGGAAGAGACACAAACGAAGCATTTCAATGACGGCGGCATCTTTAATCAGATTTACGTGCCAGGCAGCTGATCGGCATAACCGCCGAAGGCAGGAAAGGATGAGTGGATATGGCAGTACTCCCCGTACAGAAGCAAAGCAGAAACAATCGCAGCGTACTCCCGGGTTTTGGAATCGGCATGGGACTGACCGTCCTTTATATGAGCTTGGTTGTGCTCGTGCCGCTGTCGGCGCTGCTTCTCAATCAAACCGGACTAACCTGGGAGAAGTTCTGGTCGGTTGCAACCGATCCGAGGGTACTGGCCTCCTACCGGGTTAGTCTGACGACAGCGGCGCTGGCCGCATTCGCGGATACGATATTGGGGCTGCTGCTGGCTTGGGTGCTGGTGCGGTATGATTTCCCCGGCAAAAAATTGTGGGATGCCCTGATCGATTTGCCCTTCGCCCTGCCAACGGCAGTAGCGGGGGTGGCTTTAACCGCGATCTATTCCGCTAACGGCTGGATTGGATCGCTGCTGGAGCCGCTGGGGATCAAGGCGGCATTTTCTCCCTTAGGCATCACGCTGGCCCTCATGTTCATCGGCATACCGTTCGTTGTGCGGACGGTACAGCCGGTGCTGGAGGACGCGGAGCGGGATACGGAAGAGGCGGCTGCAACGCTCGGGGCACGCCGATGGCGCACGTTTTGCACCATCATTCTGCCGACCTTGATTCCGCCGCTGCTGACCGGATTTGCGCTTGCTTTTGCCAGGGGCATCGGTGAATATGGCTCCGTGGTTTTCATATCGGGGAATATGCCGATGAAGACGGAGATTGCGCCGCTGTTAATCATGACGAAGCTGGAGCAGTTTGATTATGCCGGCGCGACGGCGGTTGCCTTGATCTTGCTGCTCATCTCTTTCGCACTGCTGCTTGGCATCAATATACTACAACATTGGACACGAAAAACCGCCCGTTAAGGAGGGGATACTAATGGCTGGAACTGTACCTGCCGTTCCTGCAGCGAAACGAAACACGCCGTCCTCTCCGGCGGCAGCGGAGAAGCCGTGGGTGAAATGGACATTCATAAGCTTGGCTGGGCTTGTGCTGCTGTGGCTTATTGTGCTGCCTCTGATTACGGTGATGTCCGAGGCGCTTAAGAAGGGCTGGGAGGTCTATGTAGCCGCCTTATCCGATCCTGATGCTCTTTCTGCGCTTCAGCTGACTTTACTGGTGGCGGCAATTGCAGTACCGCTGAATTCGATATTCGGCGTTATTGCAGCATGGACCATAACGAAGTTTCGATTTAAAGGCAAAAATCTGTTGATTACGCTGCTGGATCTGCCGTTTGCGGTATCTCCTGTGATCGGAGGTTTAATCTTCGTGCTGATCTTCGGGCGGCAGGGATGGTTTGGCCCTTGGCTTGAAAGCCATGATATCAAGATTATTTTTGCCGTGCCCGGCATTGTTCTGGCTACATTATTTGTCACGTTTCCCTTTGTGGCAAAGGAACTGATCCCGCTGATGGAAGACCAAGGGACGGAGGAAGAGGAGGCGGCAGTAACGCTGGGCGCCAAGGGCTGGCAAATATTCTGGAGGGTCACCCTGCCCAATATTAAGTGGGGGTTATTGTACGGCATCATATTGTGTAACGCCAGAGCCATGGGCGAGTTTGGGGCCGTGTCCGTTGTATCCGGCCATATCCGCGGCGAGACCAATACGCTGCCCCTTCATGTCGAAATTTTGTACAATGAGTATCAGTTTTCGGCATC
Above is a window of Paenibacillus sp. FSL K6-1330 DNA encoding:
- the cysT gene encoding sulfate ABC transporter permease subunit CysT, which codes for MAVLPVQKQSRNNRSVLPGFGIGMGLTVLYMSLVVLVPLSALLLNQTGLTWEKFWSVATDPRVLASYRVSLTTAALAAFADTILGLLLAWVLVRYDFPGKKLWDALIDLPFALPTAVAGVALTAIYSANGWIGSLLEPLGIKAAFSPLGITLALMFIGIPFVVRTVQPVLEDAERDTEEAAATLGARRWRTFCTIILPTLIPPLLTGFALAFARGIGEYGSVVFISGNMPMKTEIAPLLIMTKLEQFDYAGATAVALILLLISFALLLGINILQHWTRKTAR
- the cysW gene encoding sulfate ABC transporter permease subunit CysW, which gives rise to MAGTVPAVPAAKRNTPSSPAAAEKPWVKWTFISLAGLVLLWLIVLPLITVMSEALKKGWEVYVAALSDPDALSALQLTLLVAAIAVPLNSIFGVIAAWTITKFRFKGKNLLITLLDLPFAVSPVIGGLIFVLIFGRQGWFGPWLESHDIKIIFAVPGIVLATLFVTFPFVAKELIPLMEDQGTEEEEAAVTLGAKGWQIFWRVTLPNIKWGLLYGIILCNARAMGEFGAVSVVSGHIRGETNTLPLHVEILYNEYQFSASFAVASLLLLLAVVTLLLKNWFTRKNAH
- a CDS encoding sulfate ABC transporter substrate-binding protein; protein product: MKKVLKQGVLIGLTVMLTAALTACGAEKTETVATANGDAPASGSSKPSVELLNVSYDPTRELYDQYNKAFAAHWEKEQGQKVTFKQSHGGSGKQSRSVIDGLEADVVTLALGYDIDAIRQAGLINEGWESKFEHNSAPYTSTIVFLVRKGNPKGIKDWPDLIKEGVEVITPNPQTSGGARWNYLAAWGYALKVNNNDEAKAQEFVKELFTHVPVLDSGARGATTTFVERGIGDVLLAWENEAYLSINELGPDKFEIVNPSVSILAEPPVAVVDKNVDKRGTREVAEAYLQYLYSEEGQTIAAENYYRPTLASVADKYKEKFPAIELFTLKDVFGTWEETQTKHFNDGGIFNQIYVPGS